In a genomic window of Bacteroidia bacterium:
- a CDS encoding LptF/LptG family permease, translating into MFKHLYRLILRSFIGPFFVTFFIALFVLMLQFVMKYLDDFVGKGLATQVIVELLTYAIVPFVLYALPMAILLSSLMTFGNLGEHYELVAMKSAGISLPRIMLPLFIITFFLSIGLFFYANIVIPKANLNFYSLLYDITQAKPAFQLTSGTFYNGIKDVSIQVRKVDNATNTLTDVLIYDHTANLGANKIIIAKQGKMEFTQDKNYLVMTLYNGWLHEELLPEPNKSKNSPHATTYFHKYTTLFDISSLQLNRTDKKLFLHSEKMKNNTQLQRMKDSLQKEIERMIKNAKDYFRPTFHYDSTLKKQNVEFNNNLSTKPIIQWFPKDKHNVVYRNAFNQAQGHRDYLVGYRNDIIEAKKRQVKAELEYHQKFALPVICIIFMGIGAPLGAIIRKGGLGLPTVVSTVFFILYWIISEWGRKMAIKKEIAALHGAWLGVYILLPMSILVIYLATTDANILDTTYYKSIFYKWIKGKRYLSTDRTEQKY; encoded by the coding sequence ATGTTCAAACATCTGTACCGTTTAATACTGCGTTCTTTTATAGGTCCTTTTTTTGTTACGTTTTTCATTGCCCTGTTCGTGTTAATGCTTCAATTTGTTATGAAATATTTAGATGACTTTGTTGGAAAGGGACTGGCTACGCAAGTAATAGTAGAACTACTAACTTATGCCATAGTTCCTTTTGTATTGTACGCTTTACCTATGGCTATCTTGCTTTCCTCTCTGATGACCTTTGGCAATTTAGGCGAGCACTATGAATTAGTAGCGATGAAATCCGCAGGAATTAGCTTACCAAGAATAATGCTACCATTGTTTATTATTACCTTTTTTTTATCCATAGGGCTGTTTTTTTATGCGAATATTGTCATACCTAAGGCAAACCTCAATTTTTATAGCCTTTTATATGATATTACCCAAGCAAAACCCGCCTTTCAATTAACTTCAGGAACTTTTTACAACGGTATTAAAGATGTAAGCATACAAGTACGAAAAGTGGATAATGCAACAAATACACTAACAGATGTACTAATATACGACCATACCGCTAATCTTGGTGCTAATAAAATTATCATTGCTAAACAAGGTAAAATGGAGTTCACCCAAGATAAAAACTATTTAGTCATGACACTTTACAACGGTTGGCTGCATGAGGAACTACTACCTGAACCTAATAAATCTAAAAACTCACCTCATGCCACTACTTATTTTCATAAATACACTACCTTGTTTGATATATCTTCATTACAACTCAACAGAACAGATAAAAAACTATTCCTTCACTCAGAAAAGATGAAAAATAATACACAGCTCCAACGCATGAAAGACTCTCTACAAAAAGAAATAGAACGAATGATAAAAAATGCTAAAGACTATTTCAGACCCACCTTTCATTACGATAGCACACTCAAAAAACAAAATGTAGAATTTAACAACAATCTAAGCACCAAACCTATAATACAATGGTTTCCAAAGGATAAACACAATGTAGTATATCGCAATGCGTTCAATCAAGCACAAGGTCATCGAGACTATTTGGTTGGATACCGAAATGATATCATAGAAGCAAAAAAAAGACAAGTTAAGGCAGAATTAGAGTATCATCAGAAGTTTGCTTTACCTGTAATATGCATTATTTTTATGGGGATTGGGGCGCCGTTAGGGGCTATTATTCGCAAAGGGGGTTTAGGTTTGCCTACCGTAGTTTCTACTGTGTTTTTTATCTTGTACTGGATTATTTCAGAATGGGGCAGAAAAATGGCGATAAAAAAAGAAATTGCTGCGCTGCACGGCGCATGGCTTGGAGTATATATTTTATTACCTATGAGTATTTTAGTAATTTATTTGGCTACCACAGATGCCAACATTTTAGATACTACTTATTACAAAAGCATCTTTTACAAATGGATAAAAGGTAAGCGGTATTTATCTACTGATCGTACAGAGCAAAAATACTAA